One window of the Streptomyces asoensis genome contains the following:
- a CDS encoding shikimate dehydrogenase: protein MPARATDARRAAVLGSPIVHSLSPVLHRAAYEAMELTGWTYDRFDVDEEALPSFVAGLGAEWAGLSLTMPLKRAVIPLLDEISETAASVEAVNTLVFTEDGRRLGDNTDIPGMVAALRERGVEQVDSAAILGAGATASSALAALTRVCTGEIVAYVRSAARAAEMRQWGERLDVEVRIADWADAADALRFPLVVATTPAGATDALAAAVPERPATLFDVLYDPWPTELAARWSMFGGAVVSGLDLLVHQAVLQVEQMTGRVPAPVEAMRKAGEHALASRGASHHS, encoded by the coding sequence ATGCCAGCACGGGCAACTGACGCCCGCCGGGCCGCGGTACTCGGCAGCCCCATCGTCCACTCCCTCTCCCCGGTGCTGCACCGCGCCGCGTACGAGGCGATGGAACTCACCGGCTGGACGTACGACCGTTTCGACGTCGACGAGGAGGCCCTGCCCTCCTTCGTCGCCGGGCTCGGCGCCGAATGGGCCGGTCTCTCGCTGACCATGCCGCTGAAGCGTGCGGTCATCCCGCTGCTCGACGAGATCAGCGAGACGGCGGCCTCCGTCGAGGCGGTCAACACCCTCGTGTTCACCGAGGACGGCCGCCGGCTCGGCGACAACACGGACATCCCCGGCATGGTCGCCGCCCTGCGCGAGCGCGGTGTCGAACAGGTCGACTCGGCCGCGATCCTCGGCGCCGGCGCCACCGCGTCCTCCGCCCTGGCCGCCCTGACCAGGGTCTGCACCGGGGAGATCGTCGCGTACGTCCGCAGCGCGGCCCGCGCCGCCGAGATGCGGCAGTGGGGCGAGCGGCTCGACGTCGAGGTCCGGATCGCCGACTGGGCGGACGCCGCCGACGCGCTGCGCTTCCCGCTGGTCGTCGCGACCACCCCGGCCGGGGCCACGGACGCCCTCGCCGCCGCGGTGCCGGAGCGCCCCGCCACCCTGTTCGACGTGCTCTACGACCCGTGGCCGACCGAGCTGGCCGCCCGCTGGTCCATGTTCGGCGGCGCCGTCGTCAGCGGCCTCGACCTGCTCGTGCACCAGGCGGTCCTCCAGGTGGAGCAGATGACCGGCCGTGTCCCGGCGCCGGTGGAAGCCATGCGCAAGGCGGGCGAGCACGCCCTCGCCTCCCGCGGGGCCTCGCACCACTCGTGA
- the mltG gene encoding endolytic transglycosylase MltG produces MTEYGRGPGSEPWHPEDPLYGDGGWEGQQAPTGHQPAYGGQPQHHHYPQQQPQQEYGDWGQGQAQQYGQQQYDPQYQGYDQQQYGAQDQQYGHQNPQAYHEGYQEGGWDGTGTHAHVPYAADPGDPYGQQAAAYGAEQPDFYGTPEAYPPPEPPARRRAEPEPEPVPEAEAEQKPDWDPGPDQGEHAFFAGGGAEDDEDDDEPEGRGDRRGRGGKGAKGTKSKKSRSGCACLVVVLVFGGGVAGVGYFGYDYYKNRYAAAPDYTGDGTKQTVSIQVPKGSGGAAIGRLLKDAGVVKSVDAFVSAVTNNPEAGGIQAGAYILKKEMSAKSAVEMMLDPASQANVLVTPGQRNVAVYKAIDTKLGLASGATRKVAESEYKTLGLPAWANDNEDIKDPLEGFLFPGTYGAAKGMKPEAVLKSMVAHANEVYGQYDLEAKAKTLKLESPLEVITVASLVQAEGKTHDDYRKMAEVVYNRLKPTNDQTNQLLQFDSTFNYLKGESKINISESEINSNKDPYNTYTNRGLTPGPIGNPGEDALKATMNPTTDGWIYFVATDGENNTEFAKTYAQFQKLKDKFDASTGN; encoded by the coding sequence CCCGTTGTACGGGGATGGCGGATGGGAAGGGCAGCAGGCCCCCACGGGCCATCAGCCTGCCTACGGCGGCCAGCCACAGCACCACCACTACCCGCAGCAGCAGCCGCAGCAGGAGTACGGCGACTGGGGCCAGGGACAGGCGCAGCAGTACGGTCAGCAGCAGTACGACCCGCAGTACCAGGGCTACGACCAGCAGCAGTACGGCGCTCAGGACCAGCAGTACGGGCACCAGAACCCGCAGGCCTACCACGAGGGGTATCAGGAGGGCGGCTGGGACGGCACGGGCACCCATGCCCACGTCCCCTACGCCGCCGACCCCGGCGACCCCTACGGTCAGCAGGCCGCGGCCTACGGCGCCGAACAGCCCGACTTCTACGGCACTCCGGAGGCGTACCCGCCGCCGGAGCCGCCCGCCCGGCGCCGCGCCGAGCCCGAACCGGAGCCGGTGCCGGAGGCCGAGGCCGAGCAGAAGCCCGACTGGGACCCCGGGCCCGATCAGGGTGAGCACGCCTTCTTCGCGGGCGGCGGGGCCGAGGACGACGAGGACGACGACGAGCCGGAGGGCCGCGGCGACCGGCGGGGCCGGGGCGGCAAGGGCGCCAAGGGTACGAAGAGCAAGAAGAGCCGCAGCGGCTGTGCCTGCCTGGTCGTCGTGCTGGTGTTCGGCGGCGGTGTCGCGGGCGTCGGCTACTTCGGCTACGACTACTACAAGAATCGTTACGCCGCGGCTCCGGACTACACGGGCGACGGCACGAAGCAGACCGTGAGCATCCAGGTGCCCAAGGGCTCCGGCGGCGCCGCCATCGGCAGACTGCTCAAGGACGCCGGCGTCGTCAAGAGCGTGGACGCGTTCGTCTCCGCGGTCACGAACAACCCCGAAGCGGGCGGCATCCAGGCGGGCGCGTACATCCTGAAGAAGGAGATGTCCGCGAAGAGCGCCGTGGAGATGATGCTCGACCCGGCCAGCCAGGCCAATGTGCTGGTCACCCCGGGGCAGCGGAACGTGGCCGTCTACAAGGCCATCGACACGAAACTCGGACTTGCCTCCGGTGCCACCAGAAAAGTGGCGGAGAGCGAGTACAAGACGCTCGGTCTGCCCGCCTGGGCGAACGACAACGAGGACATCAAGGACCCACTGGAGGGCTTCCTCTTCCCGGGGACGTACGGCGCCGCCAAGGGCATGAAGCCCGAGGCGGTCCTGAAGTCGATGGTCGCCCACGCCAACGAGGTGTACGGCCAGTACGACCTCGAGGCCAAGGCCAAGACGCTCAAGCTGGAAAGCCCGCTGGAGGTCATCACGGTCGCCAGCCTCGTCCAGGCCGAGGGCAAGACGCACGACGACTACCGCAAGATGGCGGAGGTCGTCTACAACCGGCTCAAGCCGACGAACGACCAGACCAACCAGTTGCTCCAGTTCGACTCGACCTTCAACTACCTGAAGGGCGAGAGCAAGATCAACATCAGCGAGTCCGAGATCAACAGCAACAAGGACCCGTACAACACCTACACCAACAGGGGCCTGACGCCGGGACCGATCGGCAATCCCGGTGAGGACGCGCTGAAGGCCACGATGAATCCGACCACCGACGGCTGGATCTATTTCGTGGCGACCGACGGTGAGAACAACACCGAATTCGCCAAGACCTACGCACAGTTCCAGAAACTCAAGGACAAGTTCGATGCCAGCACGGGCAACTGA